One window of Oryza brachyantha chromosome 12, ObraRS2, whole genome shotgun sequence genomic DNA carries:
- the LOC102714598 gene encoding ELMO domain-containing protein C-like translates to MASKAIKRKPYAADIDRSEKQMEATIPDSVREPLLGNSTHEPQSDRYEPTLQPDLWDGKGQERLGWIHLISTFIARSVRKIGIAVSQFGSLLARFFRWSCSSHGSHNEQAILVGLSPIQEERLKFLRQRLNVPFDSSSMKHQDALKELWRLAYPSRQLPPLKSDLWKEMGWQNSDPATDFRAGGFMSLENLIYFARNYPDSFHSLLHKADGKRAEWEYPFAVAGVNISYMLVQMLDLQSGKMSTKASSHFVQLLREDEMAFDNLFCVAFEMLDAQWLARQASYMEFNEVLKSTRIQLEQELAIGSISSVQEMPSFRLLKR, encoded by the exons ATGGCCTCAAAAGCCATTAAAAGGAAGCCTTACGCTGCTGATATTGATAGAAGCGAAAAACAAATGGAGGCAACCATACCAGATTCTGTGAGAGAACCTCTTCTAGGAAACAGTACTCATGAACCCCAATCGGAT AGATATGAACCTACTCTGCAGCCAGATTTATGGGATGGTAAAGGACAAGAGCGCCTTGGTTGGATTCATCTTATATCAACTTTTATTGCTCGATCTGTAAGGAAGATAG gaATCGCCGTCTCTCAGTTTGGTTCATTGCTAGCAAGGTTCTTTAGGTGGTCTTGTTCTTCCCATGGTTCACATAATGAACAGGCAATTCTAGTTGGTCTCAGTCCAATACAG GAAGAGAGACTAAAGTTCTTAAGACAAAGACTAAATGTGCCATTCGACAGTTCCTCTATGAAGCATCAG GATGCTCTGAAAGAACTTTGGAGACTGGCTTATCCCAGCCGACAACTTCCTCCTCTGAAATCAGATCTATGGAAGGAGATGGGCTGGCAGAATTCTGATCCAGCAACTGATTTTAG GGCAGGGGGGTTCATGTCCTTggaaaatttaatatattttgctaGAAACTATCCA GATTCCTTTCATAGTCTGTTACACAAGGCAGATGGTAAGAGAGCTGAATGGGAATATCCCTTTGCAGTGGCTGGCGTGAACATATCTTATATGCTAGTGCAAATGCTTGATCTGCAATCAG gaaaaatgaGCACAAAAGCCAGTTCCCACTTTGTTCAACTACTTAGAGAAGACGAGATGGCTTTTGATAACCTTTTCTGTGTGGCTTTTGAGATGCTTGACGCTCAGTGGCTCGCAAGACAAGCTAGTTATATGGAATTCAAT GAGGTTCTAAAGTCCACACGTATTCAGTTAGAACAGGAACTTGCAATTGGAAGCATTTCTAGTGTTCAGGAGATGCCATcatttagattgctaaaaaggtAG